One genomic region from Sporanaerobacter acetigenes DSM 13106 encodes:
- a CDS encoding ABC transporter substrate-binding protein yields MTKKFNAYIILVAIIILTFTSLSGCRNSKNISKETENKSSIEKIKDSGKIVIGTCADYPPYEFHKQIHGKDEIVGFDIEIAKEIAKDLDVELEIKDMDFKGLLGSLQTGNVDFIIAGMTPTTERAKSVDFTKKYYEADQGFLIRTEDKEKYKSIEELKGMKVGAQKGTIQEEVALNKIENAQLKSLGKITDLVLELKNKKIEGIVLVKPVAEAYVNANPDLCLSYISFGKEDGVAIAVKKGNKELVDTMNKTIDRLVENKFLDNFIKNATMLSEE; encoded by the coding sequence ATGACAAAAAAATTCAATGCTTACATAATACTAGTAGCAATTATAATTTTAACCTTCACATCCTTATCAGGATGTAGAAATTCTAAAAATATTTCAAAAGAAACTGAAAATAAATCATCAATCGAAAAAATTAAGGATTCTGGCAAGATAGTTATTGGAACTTGTGCAGACTATCCTCCTTATGAATTTCACAAACAGATACATGGCAAAGATGAAATCGTAGGATTTGATATTGAAATTGCTAAAGAAATTGCTAAAGATTTAGATGTGGAACTTGAAATAAAAGATATGGATTTTAAGGGATTGTTGGGATCTCTGCAAACTGGTAATGTGGATTTTATAATAGCAGGTATGACTCCAACTACCGAAAGAGCTAAGAGTGTTGATTTCACTAAAAAATATTATGAAGCTGATCAAGGATTTTTGATTAGAACTGAAGATAAGGAAAAATACAAGTCAATTGAAGAATTAAAAGGAATGAAAGTTGGTGCTCAAAAAGGAACAATTCAAGAAGAAGTAGCACTAAATAAAATCGAAAATGCACAGCTTAAATCTTTAGGTAAAATCACAGATTTAGTATTGGAATTGAAAAACAAAAAGATAGAAGGAATAGTTTTAGTAAAACCTGTTGCTGAAGCCTATGTCAATGCAAATCCCGACTTATGCCTTTCATACATATCTTTTGGGAAAGAAGATGGAGTGGCAATAGCTGTTAAAAAAGGAAACAAAGAACTTGTAGATACTATGAACAAGACCATTGATAGATTAGTTGAAAATAAGTTTCTAGACAATTTCATAAAGAATGCAACAATGCTTTCAGAAGAGTAG
- the uvrB gene encoding excinuclease ABC subunit UvrB: MNKFKIKSDFKPTGDQPKAIEKLSQGILNGEKYQTLLGVTGSGKTFTMANIIENAQKPTLVIAHNKTLAYQLASEFREFFPDSAVEYFVSYYDYYQPEAYVPQTDTYIEKDASINDEIDKLRHSATAALFERKDVIIVSSVSCIYGLGDPIDYENLVISIRPGMIKDRDEIIRKLVDIQYVRNDINFTRGTFRVRGDVLEIFPASSSENTIRVEFFGDEIDRIVEVNYLTGEIIGLRSHVSIFPASHFATSEEKVERAIVTIEEELEERLRELKSQDKLLEAQRLEQRTRYDIEMLKEMGYCQGIENYSRHISGRSEGSRPYTLIDYFPKDFLIIVDESHVTIPQIRGMYEGDKSRKTTLVEYGFRLPSALDNRPLKFNEFEEHINQIVFVSATPGPYELEHSESVVEQIIRPTGLLDPEIEVRPTENQIDDLVAEIRKREKKKERVLVTTLTKKMSEDLTNYFKEIGIKVTYLHSDIDTIERMEIIRDLRLGKYDVLVGINLLREGLDLPEVSLVAILDADKEGFLRSETSLIQTIGRTARNSSGKVIMYGDTITRSMKKAIDETNRRRKIQDEYNKEHSITPKTIVKAVRDVIEATKVVEEDEKYEDVKMSKEEIENIIEGLKDEMLKEAESLNFERAAEIRDKIMELKKML; encoded by the coding sequence TTGAATAAATTTAAGATAAAATCGGACTTTAAACCTACTGGTGATCAGCCAAAGGCTATAGAAAAACTTTCTCAAGGAATATTAAATGGGGAAAAATATCAGACTCTTTTAGGAGTGACGGGTTCTGGGAAAACTTTTACTATGGCAAATATCATTGAAAATGCACAAAAACCTACATTGGTTATAGCTCATAACAAGACATTGGCTTATCAATTGGCCAGTGAGTTTAGAGAATTTTTTCCTGACAGTGCAGTAGAGTATTTTGTCAGCTACTATGACTATTATCAACCAGAAGCCTATGTACCTCAGACAGATACCTATATTGAAAAAGATGCCTCCATAAATGATGAAATAGATAAATTAAGACACTCTGCTACAGCTGCTCTTTTTGAGAGAAAAGATGTGATTATAGTTTCTAGTGTGTCTTGTATATATGGATTAGGGGATCCTATTGACTATGAAAATTTAGTGATTTCCATAAGGCCAGGGATGATAAAGGATAGAGATGAAATCATAAGAAAACTTGTAGATATTCAATATGTAAGAAATGATATCAATTTTACAAGGGGAACTTTTAGAGTTCGAGGAGATGTACTGGAAATATTTCCAGCTTCATCTAGTGAAAATACCATTAGAGTTGAATTTTTTGGGGATGAAATAGACAGAATTGTAGAAGTAAATTATCTTACAGGAGAAATTATAGGACTTAGAAGTCATGTCTCTATTTTTCCTGCTTCTCACTTTGCTACTTCCGAAGAAAAAGTTGAAAGGGCAATAGTGACAATTGAGGAAGAGTTAGAAGAAAGGTTGAGAGAACTTAAAAGTCAAGATAAGCTTTTGGAGGCTCAAAGATTAGAACAGAGAACTAGATATGATATTGAAATGCTCAAGGAAATGGGATACTGTCAAGGAATAGAAAACTACTCTAGACATATAAGTGGAAGGTCAGAGGGTAGTAGACCATATACACTTATTGATTATTTTCCAAAAGATTTTTTGATAATAGTAGATGAATCTCATGTGACTATTCCCCAAATCAGGGGTATGTATGAAGGGGACAAATCCAGAAAGACTACTCTTGTAGAGTATGGATTTAGACTTCCATCAGCGTTGGATAATAGACCTTTGAAATTTAATGAATTTGAAGAACATATAAATCAAATAGTATTTGTCAGTGCAACTCCAGGGCCCTATGAATTGGAACATTCTGAAAGTGTAGTAGAGCAAATCATAAGGCCTACAGGTCTACTTGATCCAGAAATTGAAGTACGACCTACAGAAAATCAAATTGATGATTTAGTTGCAGAAATAAGGAAGAGAGAAAAGAAAAAAGAAAGAGTACTTGTGACTACTTTGACTAAAAAAATGTCAGAAGATCTTACAAACTATTTTAAAGAAATAGGTATAAAGGTCACGTATCTTCATTCGGATATAGATACTATTGAAAGAATGGAAATCATAAGGGATTTGAGACTTGGAAAGTATGATGTATTGGTAGGAATAAATCTTTTGAGAGAAGGACTTGATTTGCCAGAAGTTTCACTTGTAGCAATACTTGATGCAGATAAAGAGGGATTTTTAAGATCAGAGACTTCTTTGATTCAAACTATAGGGAGAACTGCAAGAAATTCTTCTGGAAAAGTAATCATGTATGGAGATACTATCACAAGGTCTATGAAAAAAGCCATAGATGAAACCAATAGAAGAAGAAAAATTCAAGATGAGTACAACAAAGAGCATAGTATCACACCAAAGACAATAGTTAAGGCTGTAAGAGATGTGATTGAAGCTACTAAAGTTGTAGAAGAAGATGAAAAATATGAAGATGTGAAGATGTCCAAAGAAGAAATAGAAAATATCATTGAAGGGCTTAAAGATGAAATGCTTAAAGAAGCAGAATCTTTAAATTTTGAAAGAGCTGCCGAAATAAGAGACAAGATAATGGAGTTAAAGAAGATGCTCTAG
- the eutH gene encoding ethanolamine utilization protein EutH translates to MSQVVFYIIIFFSILGAIDKLLGNKLGLGIKFEEGFKGMGSLAMTMIGIYCLSPVIAHYFLSFLLPLSRATGADPSIFIGSILACDMGGYTAAVEIAANEEMAKFSGIILASMMGATISFTIPVATNILSEEDFDYFAKGVLSGIVTIPVGCFIGGLAMGLAIKDIFINTIPIVVLSVVIAICLVKIKEKIVKLFINIGKVIFFISIVGLILSILEFVIGINIVPGMIPFEEGVVVVGKIAVILSGAYPLIYFLSKVLAKGLSSLSDKLGVNDISILGLITSLANNVPTLGILRNMDWKGKIINSAFVVSGAFTFGGQLGFVSGVSEDMVIPFIFAKLAAGFSGILVAMFFIKLEEKNRKSVI, encoded by the coding sequence ATGAGCCAAGTTGTATTTTATATAATAATATTTTTTTCAATATTAGGAGCTATAGACAAATTGCTGGGGAACAAGCTGGGACTTGGTATAAAGTTTGAGGAAGGCTTTAAAGGCATGGGGAGTCTTGCAATGACTATGATAGGTATATATTGTCTTTCGCCTGTCATAGCTCATTATTTTTTGTCTTTTTTGTTGCCTCTATCAAGGGCAACAGGAGCAGATCCTTCTATTTTTATAGGCAGTATTTTAGCTTGTGACATGGGAGGATATACGGCAGCTGTAGAGATTGCAGCCAATGAGGAAATGGCAAAGTTTTCTGGAATCATTCTAGCTTCTATGATGGGAGCTACTATATCTTTTACTATACCTGTTGCTACAAATATATTGTCCGAGGAGGATTTTGATTATTTTGCAAAAGGTGTATTGTCTGGAATAGTTACTATACCTGTTGGATGCTTTATAGGTGGACTAGCTATGGGATTAGCTATTAAAGACATATTTATAAATACAATTCCAATTGTAGTATTGTCTGTAGTTATAGCTATATGTCTTGTAAAGATCAAAGAAAAAATCGTGAAATTATTTATAAATATAGGTAAAGTAATATTTTTTATAAGTATCGTTGGACTTATATTGAGTATATTGGAATTTGTAATTGGCATAAATATAGTGCCTGGAATGATACCTTTTGAAGAGGGAGTTGTAGTAGTGGGGAAAATAGCAGTTATATTGTCGGGAGCTTATCCTTTGATTTATTTTCTATCGAAGGTATTGGCAAAAGGATTGTCGAGTTTAAGTGATAAGTTAGGGGTAAACGATATTTCTATACTAGGTCTTATAACTTCTTTGGCCAACAATGTACCAACTCTTGGAATTTTAAGGAACATGGATTGGAAAGGCAAGATAATAAACTCGGCTTTTGTAGTAAGTGGTGCTTTTACTTTTGGAGGCCAATTGGGGTTTGTTTCAGGTGTTTCTGAAGACATGGTAATACCTTTTATATTTGCTAAACTTGCAGCAGGATTCAGTGGAATACTTGTTGCTATGTTCTTTATAAAGTTAGAAGAGAAAAACAGAAAAAGTGTGATATAA
- a CDS encoding aminopeptidase P family protein yields the protein MSTINERIASLRSLMKERGIDAYIIPTYDPHQSEYVGDHWKTRVWISGFTGSAGTVVITMKEAGLWTDGRYFIQAANQIKDSEIKLFKMGIPGVPSYMEWLKENSTEGSSLGYDGKVFPVSDVKQIEDKLSSKNIKLVEDYDLVGEIWGDRPELPMDKIFIYDVKYTGKNPKEKINEVREKMKKVDASYYVLGSLDDIAWVYNIRGNDVECNPVVTSYGLISMDKAYLFVHKSKVPTEVEKYLNDNGIEVVEYDEVRKYAENIKENSRVFIDPSRINKWLYNGIPSSCKIVEGRNITTDLKAVKNSVEIGNLKNSYIKDGVALVKFLYWLDQNIGKIPMSEISVTEKLEDFRREQKDFVEPSFDTIAGYKEHAAMMHYSATKESDYSLEKEGMLLIDSGGQYLDGTTDITRTIVLGPISEEEKKDFTLTLKGHINLIKARFLYGATGSNLDVLSRFPLWQEGLDYKCGTGHGVGYFLNVHEGPHRISPAPNTVRLEEGMVVTIEPGVYKEGKHGIRIENDVVVKKDIETDSGQFMKFETISYCPIDLEGVDVELLNESEKQWLNNYHEEVYKRLSPYLEGEEKEWLRRETRNI from the coding sequence ATGAGTACCATAAATGAAAGAATAGCGTCTCTAAGAAGTTTAATGAAAGAAAGAGGGATAGATGCCTATATAATACCGACCTATGACCCTCATCAAAGTGAATATGTAGGAGATCATTGGAAGACAAGAGTTTGGATATCTGGATTTACAGGCTCAGCAGGGACTGTTGTCATAACAATGAAGGAAGCAGGATTGTGGACAGATGGTAGATATTTTATACAAGCAGCAAATCAAATCAAAGATAGTGAAATAAAGCTTTTTAAAATGGGTATCCCAGGAGTTCCATCCTACATGGAATGGCTTAAAGAAAATTCAACTGAAGGTTCTAGTCTAGGATATGATGGAAAAGTATTCCCAGTTTCAGATGTAAAACAAATAGAAGATAAACTTTCAAGCAAAAATATAAAATTAGTTGAAGATTATGATCTTGTAGGAGAAATATGGGGAGATAGACCAGAGCTTCCAATGGATAAAATATTTATTTATGATGTAAAGTATACAGGAAAGAATCCAAAGGAAAAGATAAATGAAGTAAGAGAAAAAATGAAAAAAGTAGACGCTTCCTATTATGTATTGGGGAGCTTAGATGATATAGCTTGGGTCTACAATATAAGAGGAAATGATGTTGAGTGCAACCCAGTAGTTACTTCTTATGGACTTATTTCTATGGATAAAGCTTATCTATTTGTTCATAAATCAAAAGTTCCTACAGAAGTTGAAAAGTACTTAAATGACAATGGTATAGAAGTAGTTGAATATGATGAAGTGAGAAAGTATGCTGAAAATATAAAAGAAAATTCTAGAGTGTTTATAGATCCAAGTAGAATAAACAAATGGTTATATAATGGCATACCAAGTAGTTGCAAGATAGTTGAAGGAAGAAATATCACTACAGATTTAAAAGCAGTTAAAAACTCAGTAGAAATAGGAAATTTAAAGAATTCTTATATAAAAGACGGAGTGGCATTGGTTAAATTTTTGTATTGGTTAGACCAAAATATAGGCAAAATTCCAATGTCAGAAATATCTGTTACTGAAAAATTGGAGGATTTCAGAAGAGAACAAAAAGATTTTGTGGAACCTAGTTTTGATACCATAGCTGGATACAAAGAGCATGCTGCTATGATGCACTATAGTGCTACAAAAGAATCTGATTATAGTCTTGAAAAAGAAGGAATGCTTCTAATTGATTCAGGTGGACAATATTTAGATGGAACTACAGATATAACAAGAACTATAGTATTAGGTCCTATTTCAGAAGAAGAAAAGAAAGACTTTACTTTGACATTGAAAGGCCATATAAATCTAATAAAGGCTAGATTCCTATATGGAGCAACAGGTTCAAATTTAGATGTGCTTTCAAGATTTCCATTGTGGCAAGAAGGTCTTGACTACAAATGTGGTACAGGTCATGGAGTAGGATATTTCTTAAATGTTCATGAAGGGCCACATAGAATTTCACCAGCACCAAATACAGTTAGATTGGAAGAAGGAATGGTTGTAACTATAGAACCAGGTGTATATAAAGAAGGGAAACATGGTATAAGAATTGAAAATGACGTAGTAGTTAAAAAAGACATTGAAACAGATTCAGGTCAATTTATGAAATTTGAAACTATATCTTATTGTCCAATAGATTTGGAAGGGGTAGATGTAGAACTATTAAATGAAAGTGAAAAACAATGGTTAAATAACTATCATGAAGAAGTTTACAAAAGATTATCTCCATATCTAGAAGGAGAAGAAAAAGAATGGTTGAGAAGAGAAACTAGAAATATATAA
- a CDS encoding RecX family transcriptional regulator: MKITKIESQKNKNRVNVYIDENFAFGIDIEILYKYSLEVDMEIDESFIKDVLQGEEQNRANNYALNLLSYRWRSECEIRNSMNTKGYSQDTIDNTIKFLKEQELIDDRRFAESFIKDKINFRDWGSYRLKQELFSKGVSKNIVDEVIEKYCDDEFERAMNLASKKIKSYKNDDKNAIYRKLGGYLQRKGYSYDVISSVLKELLK; encoded by the coding sequence ATGAAAATAACAAAAATAGAATCTCAAAAAAATAAGAATAGAGTAAATGTATATATAGATGAAAATTTTGCCTTTGGCATAGATATAGAAATACTCTACAAATATAGTTTAGAAGTAGATATGGAAATAGATGAAAGTTTTATAAAAGATGTACTTCAAGGTGAAGAACAAAATAGAGCTAACAATTACGCCTTAAATCTTCTCTCGTATAGATGGAGATCAGAATGTGAAATAAGAAATAGCATGAACACTAAAGGATATAGTCAAGATACCATAGATAATACTATCAAATTTCTAAAAGAACAAGAACTAATAGATGATAGAAGATTTGCCGAAAGTTTCATAAAAGATAAAATAAATTTCAGAGATTGGGGAAGTTATAGACTCAAACAAGAGCTTTTCTCAAAAGGCGTATCTAAAAATATAGTAGATGAAGTAATAGAAAAATATTGCGATGACGAATTTGAAAGAGCCATGAACTTAGCAAGTAAAAAAATCAAGTCTTATAAAAATGACGATAAAAATGCCATCTATCGCAAATTAGGTGGATATCTTCAAAGAAAAGGCTATTCTTATGATGTAATTTCCAGTGTATTGAAAGAGTTGTTAAAATAG
- a CDS encoding amino acid ABC transporter ATP-binding protein, whose protein sequence is MIDVVNLHKKFKNLHVLKGINLQVKKGEVVVIIGPSGSGKSTLLRCLNRLEEPTSGEIFFKDLSITNNKNDINKIRQGMGMVFQNFNLFPHITVIDNITLAPIKLKKLKKEDAESIAFELLNQVGLQDKTSSYPTELSGGQKQRVAIARALAMSPDLILFDEPTSALDPEMVGEVLEVIKQLAAEGMTMIIVTHEMSFAKQVADRIVFMDEGIVLEEGTPEIFFKNPQNQRAQDFLKRVLC, encoded by the coding sequence GTGATTGATGTTGTTAACTTGCATAAAAAATTTAAAAATCTTCATGTACTAAAAGGCATAAATTTGCAAGTAAAAAAAGGAGAAGTAGTTGTTATAATTGGACCAAGTGGATCGGGAAAAAGCACTCTTCTAAGATGTTTAAACAGGCTAGAAGAACCCACAAGTGGCGAAATATTCTTTAAAGATCTTTCAATTACAAATAATAAAAATGACATAAATAAAATAAGACAAGGGATGGGAATGGTCTTCCAAAATTTTAATTTGTTTCCCCATATAACAGTAATAGATAATATCACCCTTGCTCCTATAAAACTAAAGAAATTAAAAAAAGAAGACGCTGAAAGCATCGCATTTGAGTTACTTAATCAAGTGGGATTACAAGATAAAACATCTAGTTATCCAACCGAACTTTCTGGAGGCCAAAAACAAAGAGTTGCAATAGCTAGAGCTCTAGCTATGTCCCCAGACTTAATATTGTTTGACGAACCTACTTCAGCACTTGATCCAGAAATGGTCGGAGAAGTTTTAGAAGTCATAAAACAACTTGCAGCTGAAGGAATGACGATGATTATAGTTACTCATGAAATGAGTTTTGCCAAACAAGTTGCAGATAGAATTGTATTCATGGATGAAGGTATTGTCCTTGAAGAAGGAACCCCAGAAATATTTTTTAAAAATCCTCAAAATCAAAGGGCCCAAGACTTTCTCAAGAGAGTCTTATGTTAA
- the uvrA gene encoding excinuclease ABC subunit UvrA, with product MSKDKIIIKGAREHNLKNVNLELPRDEFIVITGLSGSGKSSLAFDTIYAEGQRRYVESLSAYARQFLGQMEKPDLDYIEGLSPAISIDQKTTSKNPRSTVGTVTEIYDYLRLLFARIGTPYCYKCGKEITSQTVDQMVDKIMELEDRTKIQILAPVIRGKKGEHQKVLESIKKEGFIRVVVDGEMHEITDEISLEKNKKHNIEIVIDRIVVKEGIEGRVADSIETALKLSDGLVIVDIIDGDKMLFSQKLACPDCGVVIEELSPRMFSFNSPFGMCPTCNGIGYYKKIDKDLVIPNPSLSINEGGLAPYSNSGENTYYYQIFKTLGEIHSFSMDAPLKDAPSEFLDELLYGTDRVISFNFESHFTGPRSYKGTFEGIIPNLERRYRETNSDYMRDRIDEFMAENPCPHCHGKRLKEEVLAVRINGLNIAEVTDLSIRESLKFFENLKLTERQELIAHQILKEIVERLKFLQDVGLNYLTLSRSAGTLSGGESQRIRLATQIGSSLVGVVYVLDEPSIGLHQRDNAKLLKTLRNLTDLGNTLIVVEHDEETMYSADYIVDVGPGAGTHGGYIVAEGTVEDIKKSEESITGQYLSGRKKIEVPANRRKPNGKWVEIIGANENNLKNIDVKIPLGVFTCITGVSGSGKSTLINEILYKSLAGQLNGAKVKPGKHKKIKGLKNLDKVIEIDQSPIGRTPRSNPATYTGVFDYIRDVFAMTTEAKMRGYNKGRFSFNVKGGRCEACNGDGIIKIEMHFLPDVYVPCEVCKGKRYNRETLQVKYKGKTISDVLDMTVEEALEFFENIPNINRKLQTLYDVGLGYIKLGQPSTQLSGGEAQRVKLATELSKRSTGKTLYILDEPTTGLHMADIHKLIQVLDRLVENGNSVVVIEHNLDVIKTADYIIDLGPEGGDEGGTIVATGTPEEVTKVDASYTGQFLKEVLK from the coding sequence ATGTCAAAAGATAAGATAATTATAAAAGGAGCAAGAGAACATAATTTGAAAAATGTGAATTTGGAACTTCCACGAGATGAATTCATAGTCATAACAGGGCTTAGCGGTTCTGGAAAGTCATCTTTGGCTTTTGATACTATTTATGCAGAAGGTCAAAGAAGATATGTAGAAAGTCTTTCTGCCTATGCAAGACAGTTTTTAGGTCAGATGGAAAAGCCTGATTTGGATTATATTGAGGGGCTTTCTCCAGCCATATCTATAGATCAGAAGACAACAAGCAAAAATCCCAGATCTACTGTAGGAACTGTGACGGAGATTTATGATTATTTGAGACTTCTCTTTGCAAGAATTGGGACACCTTATTGCTATAAATGTGGAAAAGAAATAACCAGTCAAACAGTAGATCAAATGGTAGACAAGATAATGGAATTGGAAGATAGGACAAAGATTCAAATACTTGCTCCTGTAATTAGAGGGAAAAAAGGAGAACATCAAAAGGTATTAGAGTCTATAAAAAAAGAAGGATTTATAAGAGTAGTAGTAGATGGAGAAATGCATGAAATTACTGATGAGATATCGTTAGAAAAAAATAAAAAGCATAATATAGAGATAGTCATTGATAGAATTGTTGTGAAGGAAGGTATTGAAGGCAGAGTTGCTGATTCTATAGAGACAGCACTTAAACTTTCTGATGGACTAGTTATAGTGGATATCATAGATGGAGATAAGATGTTGTTTAGTCAAAAATTGGCTTGCCCTGATTGTGGAGTAGTCATTGAAGAACTTTCTCCAAGGATGTTTTCTTTTAACAGCCCTTTTGGAATGTGCCCAACTTGCAATGGCATAGGGTATTACAAAAAAATAGATAAAGATCTTGTCATCCCCAATCCTTCTTTGAGTATAAATGAAGGTGGTCTTGCTCCATATAGCAATTCGGGAGAAAATACTTATTATTATCAAATATTTAAAACCTTGGGAGAAATTCATAGTTTCAGTATGGATGCGCCTTTAAAGGATGCACCAAGTGAATTTTTAGATGAACTATTGTATGGTACAGATAGAGTTATAAGTTTTAATTTTGAGAGTCATTTTACTGGTCCTAGATCTTATAAGGGAACTTTTGAAGGAATCATACCAAATTTAGAGAGAAGATATAGAGAAACTAATTCTGATTACATGAGGGATAGAATAGATGAATTTATGGCTGAAAATCCATGCCCTCATTGTCATGGGAAAAGACTTAAAGAAGAAGTTTTAGCAGTTAGGATAAATGGATTGAATATAGCAGAAGTGACGGATTTATCTATTAGAGAATCACTAAAATTCTTTGAAAATTTGAAACTCACTGAAAGACAAGAGCTTATAGCCCATCAGATACTTAAAGAAATAGTAGAGAGACTTAAATTTTTGCAAGATGTTGGTCTAAATTATTTGACCCTTTCTAGAAGTGCTGGTACTCTTTCGGGAGGAGAATCTCAAAGAATAAGATTAGCAACTCAGATAGGTTCTAGCCTTGTAGGAGTAGTATATGTTCTTGATGAACCTAGTATTGGACTTCATCAAAGAGATAATGCAAAACTTCTTAAAACTCTTAGAAATTTAACGGATTTAGGGAATACCCTTATTGTTGTAGAACATGATGAAGAAACTATGTATAGTGCAGATTATATCGTGGATGTAGGTCCTGGAGCTGGTACACATGGGGGATATATAGTAGCTGAGGGAACTGTTGAAGATATAAAGAAATCAGAAGAATCCATTACAGGTCAATATCTTTCAGGAAGAAAGAAAATTGAAGTACCTGCAAATAGAAGAAAACCTAATGGAAAATGGGTTGAAATAATAGGTGCTAATGAAAACAATTTAAAAAATATTGATGTAAAAATACCTTTAGGGGTTTTCACTTGTATCACTGGAGTTTCTGGCTCTGGTAAAAGTACCCTTATAAATGAGATATTATATAAAAGTCTTGCAGGACAATTAAATGGAGCAAAGGTAAAACCAGGGAAACATAAGAAAATAAAAGGCCTTAAAAATCTTGACAAGGTAATAGAAATAGACCAGTCTCCTATAGGAAGAACTCCAAGATCTAATCCTGCTACTTATACAGGGGTATTTGACTATATAAGAGATGTATTTGCCATGACTACAGAAGCAAAGATGAGAGGGTACAACAAAGGCAGATTCAGCTTCAATGTAAAGGGAGGAAGATGTGAAGCCTGCAATGGAGATGGAATCATAAAAATAGAGATGCATTTTTTGCCTGATGTATATGTTCCATGTGAAGTATGTAAAGGGAAAAGATACAATAGAGAGACTCTTCAAGTCAAGTACAAGGGAAAAACTATATCTGATGTATTGGATATGACTGTGGAGGAGGCATTGGAGTTTTTTGAAAATATCCCAAATATAAATAGAAAACTTCAAACTTTATATGATGTAGGGCTAGGATATATAAAACTTGGTCAACCTTCTACACAGCTTTCTGGAGGAGAGGCCCAAAGAGTGAAACTTGCCACAGAACTAAGCAAGAGAAGTACTGGAAAGACCCTCTATATACTAGATGAACCTACAACAGGACTTCATATGGCTGATATTCACAAGCTCATTCAAGTGCTAGACAGATTGGTGGAAAACGGAAATTCAGTAGTAGTCATTGAACACAATTTAGATGTGATAAAGACTGCAGATTATATTATAGATTTAGGTCCAGAAGGCGGGGATGAAGGAGGAACTATTGTTGCAACAGGAACCCCAGAGGAAGTAACTAAAGTGGATGCTTCATATACTGGACAATTTTTGAAAGAAGTTTTAAAATAA
- a CDS encoding amino acid ABC transporter permease, producing the protein MNFSFLKDYYGFFLEGTKITLFLSLFTIIFGIIFGMIFALMRISHNVVLKSIASIYIEFIRGTPVLVQLCIVYYGLPILGINFPEIMAGIIALSINSSAYVAEIIRAGIQAVDKGQMEAAKSLGLTYSMAMKNIILPQAIKNILPALGNEFITIIKESSIVSIIGIHELMYNTDTVRGNTFKPFEPLIISATIYFILTFSLSKILSVFERRLRTSD; encoded by the coding sequence TTGAATTTTAGTTTCTTGAAAGATTATTACGGATTTTTTTTAGAAGGAACAAAGATAACTTTGTTTTTGTCCCTATTCACTATAATTTTTGGAATAATTTTTGGAATGATTTTTGCTTTAATGAGGATATCACACAATGTGGTTTTAAAATCTATAGCCTCTATTTATATAGAATTTATAAGAGGAACTCCTGTATTAGTTCAGTTATGTATAGTTTATTATGGTCTTCCTATTTTAGGTATAAATTTTCCTGAAATCATGGCAGGAATCATAGCTTTGTCCATAAATAGCAGTGCCTATGTAGCTGAAATAATAAGAGCTGGTATTCAAGCTGTAGATAAAGGACAAATGGAAGCTGCCAAATCCTTGGGTTTGACATATTCAATGGCAATGAAAAACATCATACTTCCACAGGCTATAAAAAATATATTACCTGCTCTTGGAAATGAATTTATAACAATCATTAAAGAATCTTCCATAGTTTCAATCATCGGAATACATGAACTAATGTACAATACTGATACAGTAAGAGGAAATACATTTAAACCTTTTGAACCTTTGATTATATCTGCAACGATATATTTCATACTTACTTTTTCACTATCTAAAATTCTAAGTGTCTTTGAAAGGAGATTGAGGACAAGTGATTGA